ttaaaaaaacttatatttttggTCTCTAGGATATTGTCTGATTCTAGATTCATTTacctaagtttcaaactagggggagatgAGCCAGTATCGAAATTTAACTGAGCAATTCTTCACAAAAAAAACTTAGGGGCTGGTGGACAGTCTACTGCAGTATAACATATAGGTAGTTCATGTAAgcttaatagaaaaaaatagcaCCTACCTACTCCTTTccaaaaaatattgtttaacaagGGATTTTCATCTTAACTTTGGTAAAATATCTGTATCGAGCCGAGTTAAAATTTTTTCGTAACGATAACGTTATGAAAACTAAACGACGCCATACATGTAAgcttacatgtattgttgtagatttcatttcaaaatattttattcaatcaagcatttgaattaatttatatacaatacttcataatagagatagattttagatataaaaatggattggacaacaggctaagcctatacagGTCCTTGTTGTAGATAACCAAGAACCTCATAAAATGGAACAATGTTACCAGTAACGTTTATTACGATTATTTAAATGCAACATGTTCATTCATTTTCCAGAGTTGAAAGGGGTTGCGTTTAACTGAAACGTATGTGATTATTATAATTTTCATATAATCTGGCGCTCAATATGCGTAAAAACAGgattaaatacaaaacataaaaaaccAAAATTCCTCTGACGTCGCATTCCTTCATACGCATTTAAATAGCTCTgcaatatattttcatttctctAGGTATTACGACCgattcaaatatgaaaaaagaaaaagaaaaagaagaagaaaaaaaccgAACTAAAAAAAGACAATATTTCTTTTGTCTACCACACAAACTACAAACAATGAATAAAGCGATAACGCCATTGTAATACACAtgcatttaaataaaaataaaaatttcttctcaccttttttttcttcaaaatcctACGCCACTGAAGTGCATGTACTTATAAACATATCGAAAGATACGTTCATATGATTCTACAGACGAAGAACAGAGATTCGTTATTTGCGGTCTTTTCCGACGCTGCCATTCTAAACTCACTGCTGGACAATTTTTTATCACATCCTCCGCCTTGGTCAGCGTTCTCCAGGTCACTCTGTTCGTCCTTGATTATCAGTTTCACTGGTGCCATATATAGGAAAAGATCGAACACAACCATTTTTTGACAACATCGTGGCTGAGAGAAGGAAAAGGGAGAGAGGGAAGGGGAGGAAAAATTAACACTGAAGTGCCGAAAGTTTTGATACGTATATTTTAAAACTctcatacaacatacaatttCTCGTCATTTTTTAACTGCTGTTGCCTGCGATATAAAGACATTTAGTAAAAGTCATTTAGAGTAGGACTTGTAATgatatgttttcttttatttgaagAACAcgaaacttattttatatttgatgttcAACAAACGGTTACCGGTTTCTAATCAATTTCACAAAAACTTCTATATTTCTCTTAACAACACTCGCTCGAAACATTAGAAATATCTGTAGTTATTTCAACAAACTGTGACACCTTAAAAAAAAGGTACTTTGCCAGAACAATGAGAGAATGGAATGGTTTAAATAGTGAAATTTGTTATGAGGTCGTAGAGGGTTTTAATAAAAGATTGATGGCAGTCTACGTAATAAACAGATACGGATACAGATATACATGCACTTAAAATTGCTCCTTGGAACTCACTGACTGACCTCTTAAGAATCCGTTGAAACCTTACTAGATTTAACTAATTTGACCTTTAAACACATTCATTCTTCTGAATTTATATTATCATTCGTGATTTGGAATATGGCATGTTTCCAGTGAGCttacaattataattaaaatacagattattcattttttacatTGAAAGTTTCTCGAGatttttcaaacatatttgGCTCTTCTCGTATTTTACAAATAAGAATAATGCCTAAAAACAATACGTACGAGTTTCATTTTTGTATGCCAGAAAACAATAGAGtataaatgttttcattgtttttatcagagacctatatactaaattagtatataatataggtctctgttttTATCAAGTTTATTATATAGACAGGAATCTTGACTTTAAAAGTCCTgccttgaaaaaaaaaaaaaaaaaaaaaaagaaagaaataaaacagataacaaTAATAATCTATGTACAATTACTTGAGACCTAATATTACTTGACAGCTTTTGTTTTTTACGTTTAACGCACCGCTAAATGATTTTAAACTTTTCGCTAATTAAGCCTCAACATCTCAGGTAAGCTTAATTATATACATCGCAACAGATACTGCATGTGTTCAatctcaaacaaaaatattcaatgaataaattaatggactattttttaatacaaatagattttatgtcattttctttttatcttaaaaaaaaatcattgtagAACCCCAAGTTTCTTAAGTACAGTAGACATCGCAATTATTagagtagcccgagttttctctggccctgtcaccatgtctggctATTATTAGAGTACATGTATCTTATCATGTGACTTATGAACACGCAAATTAAAGGAGCATAAAATTACCTATCATAATAGGGGTAAATGGCGTTTCCCTCAgacacaaatgtatatatatatataacgttaacGTTACCTACTTACCTGGGAACAGAACTAAACGAAATATCATGTTCCCACGTGTTTTTTCTCGTCAGCTTGTTTACTCCTTGTTTACAGAGGGACGCGTTCATTATCACCGGTAACAGAATACAATACTGACTTCTCTCTAATTAGTAAATGTGttagaaataaaatgatataacagAATAAATACAATGATTTTAAAACTGTATTATATGCTACTGTAGTTGGTAAAAATGACGATATGTGGTTTaaacatttatgatatattacGATCTGAAACAACGACTGCTCCCTTCTGTTTACACGGTTGCGCAGTAACACTCTAATTTCCGGTTTCACTTAGACTTTCACCGACAATCCCAAGCGTGGTCGACATGGAGCTCAGAGAGAGAAATAAGGGAGGtactttaaaagaaaaattacaaaatcattATCACAAGCGTAACTTTCAAACAGACGAAAAGGATGCAAGTCGATATGGACAGATGTTTTTCTGGGGAATGGTAGTTTCCTTGTTTTTCGAAGGTCAATTTTTCCTCGTACCGATGTTGTATTGGGGCGACACTTGGGCGATGATACTAGCCTCAGTCTTGGTCTGGTTCACACTATTTGAATGTACAATCAATTGGATGGGCACGTATTTCGGACAAAATAACTACGTGACGTCCGAAATCAAAGAGGAAAAGTTTCCCGGACAAGAAGAGACTCCGCCTGGATGGATCAACTGTCCCAAATGTCAAGTGAGTCCAATGTTGTTGCGAGACAATCCAAGTAATATTGTTCTGGTATTTAAAATCCAATGCTCCTTAATTAATTTAACACCACGCGATAGTTTTAACCACACGAATCAGATGTTCAATATCattgtagcgggactggactgggtcaaTTATCGGTGACCAGGTAATTCTGttagagcatccggctagtgttctgaggtcccgggtttgaaccccgctctggccgctacattttctcctctcctgttacaaaatttgCGCCCAGCTAAAATACCCAGTGGTGGTATAAAGGTCTcgtgtcttcgagggcgaagacttgaaaaaaaggagggagaAGTGTAGCGGTACTGgctgggtcgatcatcggtgaccaggaagctgatccggctagtgttcggaggaCCCGGGTTTGAACCGCGGTCTGGCCACTACCGATAACCAGAGAAGGATTTTGGTGCCTATCATTAAATTATCTGTATCAATCTTTTGAAAGGCTGTTTTCTCCACATTTCCTCCTTTCCCATTTTCCTCTAAATCCTTTGATAATGCGGAGAACAAAGAAAGATCAAGGAATAACTTTCTGAAATATATGCaacaaatttcaactgtcaatatcaaagatggccatctgtcagccattttgttttctcaatCAGACCAAATATTTAATGGACACAGCTAtaaggaccaagggaaacctgtatgtgaagtttgagaaatatcattCCATTACTTCTCGAGGAATATCTggtagagataacaaacttcaacaatcaaaatccaagatggctgcctgtcggccattttgtttttgccGATGAGACTAAAAAATAAAAGGGCACAAGCAGGAACTAAGatgaacctacatgtgaagtttgagaaatatctcaCCAGTACTTTcaaaaaatatagataataactccaactgtcaaaatcctgtcagacattttgttttcagactcaaaattgaatgggcacaatTTAGGACTAAAGGAAATCTAGATGTTTAGTATCCATCCAGAACTGCTCAAGAAATTGTGATCTATAACTGAAATTGTTTACTACCCATCAGAATCAGATGATGGTTGGCTAAAAATAGCAATGTTCAAACTTTGATTATGCACGAGTGCTgctatttttattgaaatacaaattgtaCTTGTTTTACTCAGTGTAACTATTGACCATAGAATAGCtaaaataaacatacaaaaacatatatttaataacCATTACATATCACAGCCTGTTGTTCATTTAAGTGTAATGTATTTACTCATTAAAACGTTTGTTTTACAGGTTGATGCTCCACCTAGATCCCATCACTGCCGTCTTTGTAACCGTTGTGTGCTCAAGAGAGATCATCACTGTTTCTTCACTAACTCATGTGTTGGCTTTTACAATCAACGTTTCTTCGTcatgttttgtatatacatggtatGGGGCAATCTGTTTGCTCTGTTTCTACAATTGACCTACACCACACAATCAATTCCTGTTTTTTCCTGGGACGGACTTGCGTACATTCCGATGGTGGGTTTGGTATATTTCTTTATGGGATACGTTTCCTTAGGCCAACTGTTTCTAATTGTCCATATCTGCTTTTGCTTCATGTGTTTTTGTGGTGGCGTATTCTTCCTGTGTTGGCAGATCATATTAGCTGCTGCTGGTATGACATCTTATGAAGCGTGGAAAGGAATTCCTTGGTACAGACGGACATCTCTGGAAAATGTTCGTTCAGTATTTGGATCCATTTGGAAAATCCCTTTTCAACTATTATTTCCATTCCGTGTGGACCAAGATGGAAATGGTGTTGAGTGGACTGTTCGCTCAAAGACTGTCAAATATCAATGATCAACAAGGCTGTGTGATAACCAATTATGACTTTTTGTTTCTATGCAATAATAGTTTAGTTGAGCCATAGTtaatagtacatttgtatattgaatACATGCTCAATACTGCCATGCTATGTCATAAtgaaccaatgtacatgtactatcaaaATCGGGACAGGACCACATATGTTAACAACATGCATAATACTTGATCCAACTATaattgctatacatgtacatatttatatcaaattatttattaactttATCAAAGCgatatttcatataatttattatatcaataatattgccAGATCAACAAAAAATGTACCACCTGCATTCTGTATGTGAAACATTCTTTATCACTAagtaaatgtattatatttatcataCAGTTACTGTATTTATTCTACACTAAGCCCATGTTAGGCATagtgtaataagcccatccaggTCTACTGCAGTTCATGTATAGTACCAAAATGATATTTCCTTGtccagcaataagcccaccTTGTACTTTGTGTCAAGAGTTTTGTGTTGGCCTCCTGGGCTTATAAAAGGATAAATATGATAACTGTATTGGTGTATGACTGGTCAACAGAAATACATTGTctatgtaaattatttaatgTCTGATTATTTATTCTTGAATGTGTCTTTGAAGTGAGAATGATTATACCTACAGTTGGTACCTGGTATGTACATACTCGAGTGTTTTTGTCCGGGAAGCAAACTAGTACCAAACTGAGGTAGTGAATTGTAATGtcactagtgtacatgtaacattgaAACACATTTATCTTTCCTCATTAACTTCCATGTGTTTGTCACTAGTTAGGGAGAACATTGAATGGATTGTATATACTTTAGTATACAAAATCATGTTCATAATATGCAACTTTTGAAAATACTGTGCTAACATTAAGAGAGAAAGTCTGACAGACCTTGTCAGATATCACTGTTTcagtttttttcatttaataaagttaataaaatttaattattgaAGATGTGTGGTTTTTTATATACCTGCATACATTTCAATGATTATAGTTCATTGGATCAACAGTGATTTCAATCTTATAAGTAATAATTTGAAGAGAGGTTCATAGGTCCTGCATTGTTGACTTAGACATTAAAGCTGTTTTGACAATTATTCTGAAGAATGCAATACATGATAATTGTATAAGATCTATAGATATTAGACCTTGCCTCTCAGCATTCTTCTACACCATAAATTCACTGAACTCCCAAGGTAAATTGAATACGACAAATTTAGTTGGTATATAAACAACTGTTAAGAAGGAGCACAATAATAGAGATACAGGCACTAAAATTAACTAATTTTAGGCCCTGCACCCTCGCAATTCCAGGCTTCAACTTTCAGGGATACACAATACCAACTTGGGATGagatagataaaataaatatgtttatacaaaatgGGTTCCCCAAACTTCTGCTCTAAGAAATTGATCATCTGAACATTTTGATGAATGCCAGCTTCACAATTTTCAAACCACAGCAGAAGAGTTACACAGTATGTTGATTTGTATGGACacttaaagaaaaaataaccACCTGCCAAtatgaaattcaaatttaagTATGAATATATGGCATAACTCCTAACAAGTTTGCTGTGTGAGAaatacaacaagaggcccagagggcctgtatcgctcacctggtttcaagagatatgaaacaagaatgatgcttaagtatatttgtcactggtattgctgtcaatatatcataaacatttcatatgggtacatgaacattggttttattgtaaatctaacaagagatcccagagggatcttggcgcccaccattgaatgatctttataggttccatgtcagattgatcttttctctacttttcccttcctctaagtcttactaatctgtgtaaattcagaaagagccctctagtacttttcaaacaaggggaacctatatataaaatttaagatttagcgataatggctgtctgtcggccatgttgttttcggattggtcccaaaatgcaacaacagggaccaaggggaacctacatatgaaatttgagaaagatcccttcagtaccttctgtaaaatagcgataacaaacttcaattgtcaaaatccaagatggctgcctgtcagccaggttgttttctgactggtctcaaaatccaatatgcataactaggcacagaggggaacctaataatgaaatttcagaaagatcccttaagcaatttctgataaatagcgataacaaacttcaattgtcaaaatccaagatgactgccaggcggccatgttgttttcctattggtcccaagatgcaatatgcagaacaacagaccaaggggaacttacaaaaaagtttgagaaagatcccttaagtactttctgagaaatagagataacaaacttcaattgtcaaaatccaagatggctgcctgtcggccatgttgttttctgattggtctcaaaatgcaatatgcataactaggcaccaaggggaacctttatatgaaatttgagaaagatcccttcagtactttctgagaaaaagcaataacaaacttcaattgtcaaaatccaagatggctgcctgtcggccatgttgttttgctattggtctcaaaatgtgatatgcataactaagcaccaaggggaacatacatatgaaatttgagaaagatcccttcagtactttcggagaaatagcgataacaaacttcaattgtcaaaatccaagatggctgcctgtcggccatgttgttttccgattggtctcaaaatgcaatatgcataactaggcaccaaggggaacctttatatgaaatttgagaaagatcccttcagtactttctgagaacaagaggcccatgggccttaacggtcacctgagatttgaaatatttcagttaatttaatttaccctttttggccccgcccatcagccctcaggggtcagtcagggccaacatatgcatattatcaaactttcatcccatgctgaaaatgttaaccaagttagaatgaattccaatagaaatcaaacaaatcagtcaaaaatgtaatttccctatataaactatagtaaaatgtaacccctccccaggggcaaacttatgaccccagggtca
This DNA window, taken from Pecten maximus chromosome 3, xPecMax1.1, whole genome shotgun sequence, encodes the following:
- the LOC117324439 gene encoding palmitoyltransferase ZDHHC22-like, which encodes MELRERNKGGTLKEKLQNHYHKRNFQTDEKDASRYGQMFFWGMVVSLFFEGQFFLVPMLYWGDTWAMILASVLVWFTLFECTINWMGTYFGQNNYVTSEIKEEKFPGQEETPPGWINCPKCQVDAPPRSHHCRLCNRCVLKRDHHCFFTNSCVGFYNQRFFVMFCIYMVWGNLFALFLQLTYTTQSIPVFSWDGLAYIPMVGLVYFFMGYVSLGQLFLIVHICFCFMCFCGGVFFLCWQIILAAAGMTSYEAWKGIPWYRRTSLENVRSVFGSIWKIPFQLLFPFRVDQDGNGVEWTVRSKTVKYQ